In a genomic window of Papilio machaon chromosome 4, ilPapMach1.1, whole genome shotgun sequence:
- the LOC106720305 gene encoding inositol-trisphosphate 3-kinase homolog isoform X4, with translation MWELPEEVMLTKELLNHVASGKDEDRWRGKDEGALFKRWRRTPSSESATAVPAPATPQSQPSELLKFLAINALELSAPASDALLKSRSSEWFQLSGHPGSLAPAGPGTVWKRRAAGDHPAHNPERDAYEALAACPYMRSAIPRYYRDLEYGGEHFIELQDLLHGFRDPHVMDIKMGTRTFLEDEVSNARARPDLYEKMVRLDPNAPTESEHAARAVTKLRYMQFREQQSSSAEQGFRIEAVKLPGQPPLTDLQKVKEPNQLAATIARFLGDEKHARRAITARLREIRDLFERSEFFRTHEIVGSSIFIIYDDERVGAWLIDFAKTRRVPEDIVVNHRAPWKQGNHEEGFLFGLDRLINIIETAGLSKKDSEPEVTR, from the exons GTTGCATCTGGCAAGGACGAGGACCGCTGGCGCGGTAAAGACGAGGGCGCTCTCTTCAAGCGCTGGAGACGCACGCCCTCGTCAGAGTCGGCCACCGCCGTCCCAGCTCCTGCAACACCGCAGTCGCAACCTTCTGAATTACTCAAGTTTTTAGCTATT aATGCATTAGAATTATCTGCTCCAGCTTCGGATGCACTATTGAAGTCCAGATCGTCGGAATGGTTCCAGTTGTCGGGGCACCCCGGATCCCTGGCGCCGGCTGGGCCCGGCACCGTATGGAAGAGGCGCGCGGCCGGCGATCACCCGGCTCACAACCCCGAGCGTGACGCCTATGAAGCGCTCGCCGCCTGCCCCTACATGCGCTCCGCTATCCCGCGCTACTACCGCGACCTCGAGTACGGCGGCGAGCACTTCATCGAACTACAGGATCTCTTGCACGGATTTCGTGACCCGCACGTCATGGACATCAAGATGGGCACACGCACCTTCCTTGAGGATGAGGTCAGCAATGCCCGCGCGCGGCCCGACCTCTACGAGAAAATGGTGCGTTTGGATCCAAACGCCCCCACCGAAAGCGAGCATGCGGCGCGCGCCGTCACAAAGTTACGTTATATGCAATTCAGAGAACAGCAGTCCTCGTCCGCCGAGCAGGGGTTCAGAATCGAAGCCGTGAAGCTGCCGGGACAGCCACCTCTTACCGACTTACAGAAAGTCAAGGAGCCCAACCAGCTGGCCGCGACCATAGCGCGCTTCCTGGGCGATGAAAAACATGCTCGGCGAGCCATCACGGCGCGCCTACGTGAGATAAGAGACCTCTTCGAGCGCTCAGAGTTTTTCCGCACGCATGAGATTGTCGGCAGTAGTATCTTCATAATTTACGACGACGAGCGAGTGGGTGCCTGGTTGATTGACTTCGCAAAGACACGCCGCGTGCCCGAGGACATCGTGGTCAACCATCGCGCCCCTTGGAAGCAAGGAAATCACGAAGAGGGTTTCCTGTTTGGACTCGACAGGCTGATTAACATAATAGAAACCGCCGGGCTATCTAAAAAAGACAGCGAGCCCGAGGTGACGCGTTGA
- the LOC106720305 gene encoding inositol-trisphosphate 3-kinase homolog isoform X3, with product MTVTSKMNSVSRQSVLSRLGPGGLLYAANKIIAVASGKDEDRWRGKDEGALFKRWRRTPSSESATAVPAPATPQSQPSELLKFLAINALELSAPASDALLKSRSSEWFQLSGHPGSLAPAGPGTVWKRRAAGDHPAHNPERDAYEALAACPYMRSAIPRYYRDLEYGGEHFIELQDLLHGFRDPHVMDIKMGTRTFLEDEVSNARARPDLYEKMVRLDPNAPTESEHAARAVTKLRYMQFREQQSSSAEQGFRIEAVKLPGQPPLTDLQKVKEPNQLAATIARFLGDEKHARRAITARLREIRDLFERSEFFRTHEIVGSSIFIIYDDERVGAWLIDFAKTRRVPEDIVVNHRAPWKQGNHEEGFLFGLDRLINIIETAGLSKKDSEPEVTR from the exons ATGACTGTCACCAGCAAGATGAACAGTGTTTCCCGCCAATCGGTCCTGAGCCGCCTCGGACCTGGTGGATTACTCTATGccgcaaataaaattatagcg GTTGCATCTGGCAAGGACGAGGACCGCTGGCGCGGTAAAGACGAGGGCGCTCTCTTCAAGCGCTGGAGACGCACGCCCTCGTCAGAGTCGGCCACCGCCGTCCCAGCTCCTGCAACACCGCAGTCGCAACCTTCTGAATTACTCAAGTTTTTAGCTATT aATGCATTAGAATTATCTGCTCCAGCTTCGGATGCACTATTGAAGTCCAGATCGTCGGAATGGTTCCAGTTGTCGGGGCACCCCGGATCCCTGGCGCCGGCTGGGCCCGGCACCGTATGGAAGAGGCGCGCGGCCGGCGATCACCCGGCTCACAACCCCGAGCGTGACGCCTATGAAGCGCTCGCCGCCTGCCCCTACATGCGCTCCGCTATCCCGCGCTACTACCGCGACCTCGAGTACGGCGGCGAGCACTTCATCGAACTACAGGATCTCTTGCACGGATTTCGTGACCCGCACGTCATGGACATCAAGATGGGCACACGCACCTTCCTTGAGGATGAGGTCAGCAATGCCCGCGCGCGGCCCGACCTCTACGAGAAAATGGTGCGTTTGGATCCAAACGCCCCCACCGAAAGCGAGCATGCGGCGCGCGCCGTCACAAAGTTACGTTATATGCAATTCAGAGAACAGCAGTCCTCGTCCGCCGAGCAGGGGTTCAGAATCGAAGCCGTGAAGCTGCCGGGACAGCCACCTCTTACCGACTTACAGAAAGTCAAGGAGCCCAACCAGCTGGCCGCGACCATAGCGCGCTTCCTGGGCGATGAAAAACATGCTCGGCGAGCCATCACGGCGCGCCTACGTGAGATAAGAGACCTCTTCGAGCGCTCAGAGTTTTTCCGCACGCATGAGATTGTCGGCAGTAGTATCTTCATAATTTACGACGACGAGCGAGTGGGTGCCTGGTTGATTGACTTCGCAAAGACACGCCGCGTGCCCGAGGACATCGTGGTCAACCATCGCGCCCCTTGGAAGCAAGGAAATCACGAAGAGGGTTTCCTGTTTGGACTCGACAGGCTGATTAACATAATAGAAACCGCCGGGCTATCTAAAAAAGACAGCGAGCCCGAGGTGACGCGTTGA